A section of the Clostridium felsineum DSM 794 genome encodes:
- a CDS encoding putative ABC transporter permease, with protein sequence MKILRFILYGIAGWCVEIVWTGFGSMLNGDVTLRAWTNMWMFLIYGLAIFLEPIHNNIRHLPIIIRGAIYSALIIIFEYLIGSFLALVLGTCPWHYNNGPFTIQGITRLDYFPYWLVAGLLFEKLHDALLKLTITTEQSSS encoded by the coding sequence ATGAAAATTTTAAGATTTATACTTTATGGTATTGCTGGTTGGTGTGTTGAAATTGTATGGACTGGGTTTGGCTCCATGTTAAATGGTGATGTAACTCTACGTGCTTGGACAAATATGTGGATGTTTTTAATATATGGTTTGGCAATTTTTTTAGAACCCATTCACAACAATATAAGACATTTGCCTATTATAATAAGGGGGGCGATTTATTCAGCATTGATAATTATTTTTGAATATTTAATAGGCTCTTTTTTAGCTCTCGTATTGGGTACCTGTCCATGGCATTACAATAATGGTCCATTTACAATTCAGGGCATAACCAGATTAGACTACTTTCCATATTGGTTAGTGGCTGGACTACTTTTTGAAAAGCTTCATGATGCACTTCTAAAACTCACTATTACTACTGAACAATCAAGTTCGTAA